GATGCAGTATAAGGTTGCGAACCGCCTCGTCTATCGCAAGCTGCGCCGGGGCCTTGGCGGCAACCTACGGGCCGTGGTCTCGGGCGGTGCAGGTCTGTCAGGACAAATCTCTATCTTCTACCAAAGAGCAGGTATTCCGGTTTGTGAAGGGTACGGGATGACGGAGACGGCTCCGGTCATTGCCGTGAATCCGCTTGACTCGATTCAGCCTGGAACCGTTGGCAAGCCGTTGCCGAATGTTGATATCCAACTGGCAGAAGACGGCGAATTGCTGGTCAAAGGCCCGAATGTGATGTCTGGATACTACGGAAACAAGGCAGCAACGGCCGAGACCATCGACGCAAAGGGATGGCTTCATACCGGTGACATTGCCGAGCTCGTGGATGGCTACATTCGCATCGTCGAGCGCAAGAAGAACATTCTGGTTTTGGCAACAGGAAAGAACGTCGCCCCATACCCAATCGAAAACGCTATCACACTGTCGCCGTTTATTCTTGAAGCGGTCCTCGTCGGAGATCAGCGAAAGTACGTGGCATGCCTCATCGTTCCTGACTTTCAAGCCATTAGAGCAAAGCTTTCGCTGCCGGCACACACGGATGAAAATGACCACGCGTTGATATCAAATTTGGCGGTTCGGCGCCTGTTGCAAGAGGAGATTCAACAAGCCGTCGTGAACTTCGCTGATTTTGAGCAGCCGAAGCGCGCAGCTCTGCTCACTGCTCCTTTCAGCATTGAGGGCGGTGACTTGACGCCGACGCTGAAGGTCAAGGCGAAGGTTGTCCTGCAAAAGTATCAACGGGAAATTGAGGACGTGTACGAGGGCATTCGCTACCTCGATATCTACGGTTCCGCTTCGACCGGTCTCGTTCCTGAGGACGCAGCGCTCGAGCCCCCAAGTGGACAGTCGGGCGGACTGGGTGCAGAGGTGCCGGCAGAAGTGATGGCGGCAACCGGTGCGGCTGCGTTCGAAACCGGATCGGAAACGGCAGACGAGGAAGTGTCTGAGGCGCGCATCAAGAAACGCTATCGGCCGTTGTGGGTAGCTGCCGGGGCTGCGGCAATCTTGATTCTCGGTTTTACCGGACTGGCATACGCACACCGCATACCGCCTAGTTTAAATCTTCTTGGGACGCTGCGTCAGGTCCACCACAATAACAATCAGATCAATCAGGCAAACAATCAAATTGTTGGCAAAATGGGCAAGGTTGAGAACTTGTCCAGTTTGACACCAAAATTGGCTACACAGTTGCAGACGCTTGGGAACGGCTTAAAGCAGCAGAACGCAAATCTCGCCACACTTAAAACTCTGAGTCAGGACGAGATTGGACTGAGTCAGCAATTCGCTGTTTTTGCCAGCAAGATTAACTCCGACCTCGGCAGCGTCTCTGGCACAACTGCGTCGCAGTCAGCGACAGCGGCAAACATGAGTCGTGTAGCGAGCCGCCTCAATCAGACAGCGGGCCAGTTGGAACAGACCAACCAACAGATTGCAGGTAAGTTGAGCCAGGCAAATTCGCAAACGCAGACGGTTTCCCAAGAGGTGCCGTAAAACTCGGAGCGCAGAAGGTTCATCTGAAAAAAAGATAGGTCATTCAAACGAGGGAAGTGGTGGGTGTGTTCGGAAAGATAGCGAGTGTGGTCGGAGCCATCGTTGTCCTTGGACTCCTCGGAATGACGGTCCCAACCACCATCCAGTTGACGAGATTAGATGTAGGACTTCGCTCGAGTCTCAGTTCTACATCCAAACTGGTGAACATTGAATCAACCATTATTCAAAAGAACAAGAGTTTGCAAACGCTCATTCAGACCGCCGCCAATATGAATCAATCCCTGCAGTTAACGGATGCGACGACGGCAAGGTTGCAGATGAACATTGCGAGTATCAATCAATTGAACGCCGACACGTTGCACATCAACCAGTCGATTGGGACGGGGGCCAAATCAGGCGCCGCCAATCTAGGCAAGATTGCTTCCTCACTGCAACAGCTAGGTAGTTCAATGAGCAGTTTGCAGCAGTCGCTCAGTGCGCTCGACGGGATTGTGCACCAGGATGTCAGCAACATGGATCAAATGAAACAAGCCACACACAACATGAACAGTAAAGTTCCGGGGGTGTGAGGGAGATGAAATTCTCCGTAGTCGCGGTTGCCAAGTTCATCATCCCAATTGGGTTGTTGTTGCTCGGTGTCAACGGGATGATGGAAGTTCGGTTGCAGCATGACATGGACCAGAAAGCCGTTTCACTGAAACAAAATGTCAGCCAAGCGAAGACGCTTTCTGGTCAACTTGGGCAAGGGTTGCAGGGGCTTGGACAGCTTGAGCAGACGACCAAACACATGCAGAGTAGTCTCGCGCAGATTCAGCAGTCTTCCTTGAACATGGCCGAGGGGTTGGGAACGCTCTCACAGACGGTGGCAGGCATTAACCAGTCCGTTGCGGCCATTGGGAGCGGCGTTGGCCAGTCACAGGCATACATTCATTCCATT
The Alicyclobacillus curvatus genome window above contains:
- a CDS encoding long-chain fatty acid--CoA ligase — its product is MMMNVVQLLRASVVRNPQHPCLRFKVEGVYRDWTYQEVWDEIVRFAASLKARGVQPGDKVAIMAESSEKWTVCDFAIMAIGAVVVPIYPSVTPQQAAFILQNADIKCLIVGTWPLAQSLDGLLPDLVQFVVLLEGTIRPYAVPVESFDEIQAQAPPPIPVQDIDNVPSDATATIVHTSGTSGTPKGVILSHRNLTSNIEACLSVLTVKPDDVTLSYLPLSHIFERTVGHFCLLTAGGTISYAESLETIQQDIAEIQPTVLVTVPRLLEKVYAGILQKIEDRPKPVSRFIMRSLDASVGSMQYKVANRLVYRKLRRGLGGNLRAVVSGGAGLSGQISIFYQRAGIPVCEGYGMTETAPVIAVNPLDSIQPGTVGKPLPNVDIQLAEDGELLVKGPNVMSGYYGNKAATAETIDAKGWLHTGDIAELVDGYIRIVERKKNILVLATGKNVAPYPIENAITLSPFILEAVLVGDQRKYVACLIVPDFQAIRAKLSLPAHTDENDHALISNLAVRRLLQEEIQQAVVNFADFEQPKRAALLTAPFSIEGGDLTPTLKVKAKVVLQKYQREIEDVYEGIRYLDIYGSASTGLVPEDAALEPPSGQSGGLGAEVPAEVMAATGAAAFETGSETADEEVSEARIKKRYRPLWVAAGAAAILILGFTGLAYAHRIPPSLNLLGTLRQVHHNNNQINQANNQIVGKMGKVENLSSLTPKLATQLQTLGNGLKQQNANLATLKTLSQDEIGLSQQFAVFASKINSDLGSVSGTTASQSATAANMSRVASRLNQTAGQLEQTNQQIAGKLSQANSQTQTVSQEVP